The following coding sequences are from one Streptomyces sp. NBC_01294 window:
- a CDS encoding helix-turn-helix domain-containing protein, translating to MLNNVAVALLDEVAPFEFGIFCEVFGIDRSDHGLPVYDFAVCAAEEGPLTMAGTGFAFAPAHGLERLESAELICVPAFRNAATRTYPEPLLAALRRGVDRGARVLSVCSGAYALGAAGLLDGRHCTTHWMHAPALAQRFPRALVDPDVLYVDEGTVITSAGTASGIDACLHVIRQAHGAEVANTIARRMVVPPHRDGGQAQYIQRPLPRTVCDTVGEVIQWMARHLEDEITVEQLAERAHMSPRTFARRFLQETGTTPYKWVLRQRVLLAQELLESTDETVDAIAGRCGFGNAAALRHHFLRTLGTTPNSFRRTFRGPQAA from the coding sequence ATGCTGAACAACGTGGCCGTGGCCCTCCTCGACGAAGTCGCCCCCTTCGAGTTCGGGATCTTCTGCGAAGTCTTCGGAATCGACCGCAGCGACCACGGTCTGCCGGTGTACGACTTCGCCGTGTGCGCGGCGGAGGAGGGCCCGCTGACCATGGCCGGCACCGGTTTCGCGTTCGCCCCCGCCCACGGGCTGGAGCGGCTGGAGAGCGCCGAGCTGATCTGCGTGCCCGCCTTCCGCAACGCGGCCACGCGCACGTACCCCGAACCCCTCCTGGCGGCCCTGCGCCGCGGCGTGGACCGGGGGGCGCGCGTGCTCAGCGTGTGCAGCGGTGCCTACGCGCTCGGGGCCGCGGGGCTGCTGGACGGCCGGCACTGCACCACGCACTGGATGCACGCCCCGGCCCTGGCACAGCGCTTCCCGCGGGCGCTGGTCGACCCGGACGTGCTCTACGTCGACGAGGGCACGGTGATCACCTCGGCCGGCACCGCCTCGGGCATCGACGCGTGCCTGCACGTGATCCGCCAGGCGCACGGCGCCGAGGTGGCCAACACCATCGCGCGGCGGATGGTCGTACCGCCGCACCGGGACGGCGGGCAGGCCCAGTACATCCAGCGGCCGCTGCCGCGCACGGTCTGCGACACGGTGGGCGAGGTGATCCAGTGGATGGCCCGCCACCTGGAGGACGAGATCACCGTCGAGCAGCTCGCGGAGCGCGCGCACATGTCCCCGCGCACCTTCGCCCGCCGCTTCCTCCAGGAGACCGGCACCACGCCGTACAAGTGGGTGCTGCGCCAGCGGGTCCTGCTGGCGCAGGAGCTGCTGGAGTCCACCGACGAGACGGTCGACGCGATCGCCGGCCGCTGCGGCTTCGGCAACGCGGCCGCCCTGCGCCACCACTTCCTGCGGACCCTGGGCACCACGCCGAACTCCTTCCGGCGCACCTTCCGGGGCCCGCAGGCCGCCTGA
- a CDS encoding Uma2 family endonuclease encodes MNVMTDHRPHMQTEDFEAVARIAAREVEGLRLEFIDGVIRSKAVPDGDHDRIVLWLARICMQHRPELWLHVERGLAVGDYRSGRARPDAALALDDAFVGQGEWADPAPVLMVVEVTSYDTDTDRRDRVEKPLAYAQTGIPVYLLIDREACDVTVFSEPDGRRYANTRTVEFGNNVELPDPVNVTLQTEPLKDWVR; translated from the coding sequence ATGAACGTGATGACCGATCACCGTCCCCATATGCAGACCGAGGACTTCGAAGCCGTGGCACGGATAGCTGCCAGAGAGGTCGAAGGTCTGCGGCTGGAATTCATCGACGGGGTCATCAGGAGCAAGGCAGTGCCTGACGGAGATCACGACCGTATCGTTCTGTGGCTCGCACGCATCTGCATGCAGCACCGGCCCGAGTTGTGGCTTCACGTGGAGCGGGGGTTGGCTGTCGGGGACTACCGCTCGGGTCGCGCCCGTCCTGATGCGGCTCTCGCGCTCGATGATGCGTTCGTCGGCCAGGGAGAGTGGGCCGACCCCGCCCCGGTCCTGATGGTCGTCGAGGTTACCTCGTACGACACTGACACCGACCGGCGCGACCGCGTGGAGAAGCCCCTCGCCTACGCGCAGACTGGCATCCCTGTGTACCTGCTCATCGACCGGGAGGCGTGCGACGTGACCGTGTTCAGCGAGCCGGACGGCCGTCGATATGCGAACACCCGCACGGTGGAGTTCGGCAATAACGTTGAACTCCCCGACCCCGTTAACGTCACCCTCCAGACCGAGCCCCTGAAGGACTGGGTGCGCTGA
- a CDS encoding ribonucleotide-diphosphate reductase subunit beta — protein MSSNNTKNLLDPGFELTLRPMRYPDFYERYRDAIKNTWTVEEVDLHSDVADLAKLTPAEQHMIGRLVAFFATGDSIVSNNLVLTLYKHINSPEARLYLSRQLFEEAVHVQFYLTLLDTYLPDPDDRSAAFDAVEEIPSIREKAQFCFKWINEVEKLDRLETKADRRRFLLNLICFAACIEGLFFYGAFAYVYWFRSRGLLHGLATGTNWVFRDETMHMNFAFEVVDTVRKEEPELFDDALQQQVTDMLKEAVEAELQFGRDLCGDGLPGMNTESMREYLECVADQRLVRLGFAPVYGSQNPFSFMELQGVQELTNFFERRPSAYQVAVEGTVDLDEDF, from the coding sequence ATGAGCTCCAACAACACCAAGAACCTCCTGGACCCGGGCTTCGAGCTCACGCTCCGCCCGATGCGCTACCCGGACTTCTACGAGCGCTACCGGGACGCGATCAAGAACACGTGGACCGTCGAGGAGGTCGACCTCCACTCGGACGTCGCCGACCTGGCGAAGCTGACGCCGGCCGAGCAGCACATGATCGGCCGCCTGGTCGCGTTCTTCGCGACGGGTGACTCGATCGTCTCGAACAACCTGGTGCTGACGCTCTACAAGCACATCAACTCCCCGGAGGCGCGCCTGTACCTGTCGCGCCAGCTGTTCGAGGAGGCCGTGCACGTCCAGTTCTACCTGACGCTGCTCGACACCTACCTGCCCGACCCGGACGACCGCTCGGCCGCCTTCGACGCGGTCGAGGAGATCCCGTCCATCCGCGAGAAGGCCCAGTTCTGCTTCAAGTGGATCAACGAGGTCGAGAAGCTGGACCGGCTGGAGACGAAGGCCGACCGCCGCCGCTTCCTGCTGAACCTGATCTGCTTCGCCGCGTGCATCGAGGGCCTGTTCTTCTACGGCGCCTTCGCGTACGTGTACTGGTTCCGCTCGCGCGGCCTGCTGCACGGTCTGGCCACCGGCACCAACTGGGTGTTCCGTGACGAGACCATGCACATGAACTTCGCCTTCGAGGTCGTGGACACGGTCCGCAAGGAGGAGCCGGAGCTCTTCGACGACGCCCTCCAGCAGCAGGTCACCGACATGCTGAAGGAGGCCGTGGAGGCGGAGCTGCAGTTCGGCCGGGACCTGTGCGGCGATGGTCTGCCGGGCATGAACACCGAGTCGATGCGCGAGTACCTGGAGTGCGTCGCGGACCAGCGCCTGGTCCGTCTCGGCTTCGCCCCGGTGTACGGCTCGCAGAACCCGTTCTCCTTCATGGAGCTGCAGGGCGTCCAGGAGCTGACCAACTTCTTCGAGCGCCGTCCGTCGGCCTACCAGGTCGCGGTCGAGGGCACGGTCGACCTGGACGAGGACTTCTAG
- a CDS encoding extracellular solute-binding protein, with amino-acid sequence MKRKLIVAVSVAGMMAGVAACGNGGDDKAKADAGPKEITVWVMDGSAPKAWIDEVNKEFSAKHPGVTVKVEEQKWTGIQEKVTTALSENTPPDVLELGNTQTAGYAVTGGLADLSGDKAKLGADAWQKSMLASAEVDGKLYSAPWYAANRVVIYDKKAFAKAGVTPPTTRDEWVAGLEKLKAADPASQPIYLPGQSWYVLAGLVWDEGGDLAVKDGAKWKGGLGTPQAASAMEFYKKLQSFSTAPKDKDEANPQQSTDIVPKGGVASWIGLGWEAGGAEKALKDAGKEADFGYFPIPGKTADKTSTVFLGGSNLAVAERSKNKELAKEWLALAAGKDQMTKYAAETKGALLPNQAGANFTPAAGSFAEAMGKAGVNGKITPVTAGWANVETEPNPIKEFMTKVLNGEDAAKAGADADKEIANRINK; translated from the coding sequence GTGAAGCGCAAGCTCATCGTGGCGGTCAGTGTCGCGGGCATGATGGCCGGAGTCGCTGCGTGCGGCAACGGCGGCGACGACAAGGCCAAGGCCGACGCGGGCCCCAAGGAGATCACCGTCTGGGTGATGGACGGCTCCGCGCCGAAGGCCTGGATCGACGAGGTCAACAAGGAGTTCTCGGCCAAGCACCCCGGTGTCACGGTCAAGGTCGAGGAGCAGAAGTGGACCGGCATCCAGGAGAAGGTCACCACGGCCCTCTCCGAGAACACCCCTCCGGACGTTCTTGAGCTCGGCAACACCCAGACCGCCGGCTACGCGGTCACCGGCGGCCTCGCCGACCTGAGCGGCGACAAGGCCAAGCTCGGTGCCGACGCCTGGCAGAAGAGCATGCTCGCCTCGGCCGAGGTCGACGGCAAGCTCTACTCCGCCCCGTGGTACGCCGCCAACCGCGTCGTCATCTACGACAAGAAGGCCTTCGCGAAGGCCGGCGTCACCCCGCCGACGACCCGCGACGAGTGGGTCGCCGGTCTGGAGAAGCTGAAGGCGGCCGACCCGGCCTCGCAGCCGATCTACCTCCCCGGCCAGAGCTGGTACGTCCTCGCCGGTCTCGTCTGGGACGAGGGCGGCGACCTCGCCGTCAAGGACGGCGCCAAGTGGAAGGGCGGACTGGGCACCCCGCAGGCCGCTTCCGCGATGGAGTTCTACAAGAAGCTCCAGTCCTTCTCCACCGCCCCCAAGGACAAGGACGAGGCCAACCCGCAGCAGTCCACCGACATCGTTCCCAAGGGCGGCGTCGCCTCCTGGATCGGTCTCGGCTGGGAGGCCGGCGGCGCTGAGAAGGCCCTGAAGGACGCGGGCAAGGAAGCCGACTTCGGCTACTTCCCGATCCCGGGCAAGACCGCGGACAAGACCAGCACGGTCTTCCTCGGCGGCTCGAACCTCGCCGTCGCCGAGCGCTCCAAGAACAAGGAGCTCGCCAAGGAGTGGCTGGCCCTCGCCGCAGGCAAGGACCAGATGACCAAGTACGCCGCCGAGACCAAGGGCGCGCTGCTGCCGAACCAGGCCGGCGCGAACTTCACCCCGGCCGCCGGCTCCTTCGCCGAGGCCATGGGCAAGGCCGGCGTCAACGGCAAGATCACTCCGGTCACCGCGGGCTGGGCGAACGTCGAGACCGAGCCGAACCCCATCAAGGAGTTCATGACCAAGGTCCTGAACGGTGAGGACGCCGCCAAGGCGGGCGCGGACGCGGACAAGGAAATCGCGAACCGCATCAACAAGTAG
- the def gene encoding peptide deformylase, which yields MAQQENEVVEVVNDGYVVDTEDCAERELAHRERGTARPITVVGNPVLHRECKDVTEFGDELAQLIDDMFASQKAAEGVGLAANQIGVDAKVFVYDCPDDDGNRHTGVVVNPKLVELPAGARVLDDSNEGCLSVPTAYASLARPDYAEVEGQDAQGNPIKVRGTGYFARCLQHETDHLYGYLYIDRLSKRDRKDALRQMEEGTPRYETVPNA from the coding sequence ATGGCGCAGCAGGAGAACGAGGTTGTCGAGGTCGTGAACGACGGGTACGTCGTGGACACGGAGGACTGTGCGGAGCGCGAGCTCGCCCACCGTGAGCGCGGTACGGCCCGCCCGATCACCGTCGTCGGCAACCCGGTCCTGCACCGGGAGTGCAAGGACGTCACCGAGTTCGGCGACGAGCTGGCGCAGCTGATCGACGACATGTTCGCCAGCCAGAAGGCCGCCGAGGGCGTGGGTCTGGCCGCGAACCAGATCGGCGTGGACGCCAAGGTCTTCGTCTACGACTGCCCGGACGACGACGGCAACCGCCACACCGGCGTCGTGGTCAACCCGAAGCTGGTCGAGCTGCCGGCCGGCGCGCGGGTGCTGGACGACTCGAACGAGGGCTGCCTGTCGGTCCCGACGGCGTACGCCTCGCTGGCCCGCCCGGACTACGCCGAGGTCGAGGGCCAGGACGCGCAGGGCAACCCGATCAAGGTGCGCGGCACTGGCTACTTCGCCCGCTGCCTGCAGCACGAGACCGACCACCTGTACGGCTACCTCTACATCGACCGCCTCTCGAAGCGGGACCGCAAGGACGCCCTGCGGCAGATGGAAGAGGGCACCCCGCGCTACGAGACCGTCCCGAACGCGTAG
- a CDS encoding ribonucleoside-diphosphate reductase subunit alpha, with the protein MTIAPSAPRAESVSGDNTEGPGATLLRTLTELTADLPDTDPGRVAASALRGRSSAADEAELRGLATEAAAGLISEDPAYSKLAARLLTLAVRDEAASQGSTSFSASVEVGHREGLIADRTAEFVRTHASRLDSLVELTLAEGADDRFGFFGLRTLHSRYLLRHPITRQVIETPQYFMLRVACGLAADESVQAVEEVASLYRLMSRLDYLPSSPTLFNSGTRHPQMSSCYLLDSPLDELDSIYDRYHQVARLSKHAGGIGLSYSRIRARGSLIRGTNGHSNGIVPFLKTLDASVAAVNQGGRRKGAAAVYLETWHADIEEFLELRDNTGEDQRRTHNLNLAHWVPDEFMRRVNADAEWSLFSPADVPELVDLWGDDFDAAYRKAEADGLARKTMPARDLYGRMMRTLAQTGQGWMTFKDASNRTANQTAEPGTVVHSSNLCTEIIEVTNDGETAVCNLGSVNLGAFVVDGEIDWERIDETVRTAVTFLDRVVDINFYPTEQAGRSNARWRPVGLGAMGLQDVFFKLKLPFDSPEAKALSTKLSERIMLAAYEASCDLAERSGPLPAWEQTRTARGVLHPDHYDVELNWPERWDALRARVAETGMRNSLLLAIAPTATIASIAGVYECIEPQVSNLFKRETLSGEFLQVNGYLVEELKRLGVWDTQTREALRDASGSVQGFGWIPAEVRELYRTAWEIPQRGLIDMAAARTPFLDQSQSLNLFLETPTIGKLSSMYAYAWKQGLKTTYYLRSRPATKIARAAQAAAPVELPQAVADAEALACSLENPESCEACQ; encoded by the coding sequence GTGACCATCGCGCCTTCCGCACCGCGCGCCGAGTCCGTTTCTGGCGACAACACCGAGGGCCCGGGGGCCACGCTGCTGCGTACCCTCACCGAACTGACGGCGGACCTCCCCGACACCGACCCCGGCCGGGTCGCGGCCTCCGCGCTGCGCGGCCGCAGCTCCGCCGCCGACGAGGCCGAACTGCGGGGGCTGGCCACCGAGGCCGCCGCCGGTCTCATCTCCGAGGACCCCGCGTACTCGAAGCTCGCCGCCCGGCTGCTGACGCTGGCCGTGCGCGACGAGGCCGCGAGCCAGGGCTCCACCTCCTTCTCCGCCTCCGTCGAGGTCGGCCACCGCGAGGGCCTCATCGCCGACCGCACCGCCGAGTTCGTGCGGACGCACGCGAGCCGCCTGGACTCGCTGGTCGAGCTCACCCTCGCCGAGGGCGCCGACGACCGCTTCGGCTTCTTCGGCCTGCGCACCCTGCACAGCCGCTACCTGCTGCGTCACCCGATCACCCGCCAGGTCATCGAGACCCCGCAGTACTTCATGCTGCGCGTGGCCTGTGGCCTCGCCGCGGACGAGTCCGTCCAGGCCGTCGAGGAAGTGGCCTCGCTGTACCGGCTGATGAGCCGCCTCGACTACCTGCCGTCGTCCCCCACGCTCTTCAACTCCGGCACCCGCCACCCGCAGATGTCCTCCTGCTACCTGCTGGACTCCCCGCTGGACGAGCTGGACTCGATCTACGACCGCTACCACCAGGTCGCGCGGCTCTCCAAGCACGCCGGCGGCATCGGCCTGTCGTACTCCCGCATCCGCGCCCGCGGTTCGCTGATCCGCGGCACCAACGGCCACTCCAACGGCATCGTGCCGTTCCTGAAGACCCTCGACGCCTCCGTCGCCGCCGTGAACCAGGGTGGCCGCCGCAAGGGCGCCGCCGCCGTCTACCTGGAGACCTGGCACGCGGACATCGAGGAGTTCCTGGAGCTCCGCGACAACACCGGTGAGGACCAGCGCCGTACGCACAACCTGAACCTGGCGCACTGGGTGCCGGACGAGTTCATGCGCCGCGTGAACGCCGACGCCGAGTGGTCGCTGTTCTCCCCGGCCGACGTGCCCGAGCTGGTCGACCTGTGGGGCGACGACTTCGACGCCGCCTACCGCAAGGCCGAGGCGGACGGCCTGGCCCGCAAGACCATGCCCGCCCGCGACCTGTACGGCCGGATGATGCGCACCCTCGCGCAGACCGGCCAGGGCTGGATGACCTTCAAGGACGCCTCCAACCGCACGGCGAACCAGACGGCCGAGCCGGGCACGGTCGTGCACTCCTCGAACCTGTGCACCGAGATCATCGAGGTCACCAACGACGGCGAGACCGCCGTCTGCAACCTCGGCTCGGTCAACCTGGGCGCCTTCGTCGTGGACGGCGAGATCGACTGGGAGCGGATCGACGAGACCGTCCGCACCGCCGTCACCTTCCTCGACCGCGTGGTGGACATCAACTTCTACCCGACCGAGCAGGCCGGCCGTTCCAACGCCCGCTGGCGCCCGGTGGGCCTGGGCGCGATGGGCCTCCAGGACGTCTTCTTCAAGCTGAAGCTGCCCTTCGACTCCCCCGAGGCGAAGGCCCTGTCCACCAAGCTCTCCGAGCGCATCATGCTGGCCGCGTACGAGGCCTCGTGCGACCTCGCCGAGCGCAGCGGCCCGCTGCCGGCCTGGGAGCAGACCCGCACCGCCCGCGGCGTCCTGCACCCGGACCACTACGACGTCGAGCTGAACTGGCCGGAGCGCTGGGACGCGCTGCGCGCCCGCGTCGCCGAGACCGGCATGCGCAACTCCCTGCTCCTCGCCATCGCCCCGACGGCGACGATCGCCTCGATCGCCGGCGTGTACGAGTGCATCGAGCCGCAGGTCTCCAACCTCTTCAAGCGCGAGACGCTCAGCGGCGAGTTCCTCCAGGTGAACGGCTACCTGGTGGAGGAGCTGAAGCGGCTCGGCGTGTGGGACACCCAGACCCGTGAGGCGCTGCGCGACGCCTCCGGCTCGGTCCAGGGCTTCGGCTGGATCCCGGCCGAGGTCCGCGAGCTGTACCGCACGGCGTGGGAGATCCCGCAGCGCGGTCTGATCGACATGGCGGCGGCCCGTACGCCGTTCCTGGACCAGTCGCAGTCGCTGAACCTGTTCCTGGAGACGCCCACCATCGGCAAGCTCAGCTCGATGTACGCGTACGCCTGGAAGCAGGGCCTGAAGACCACGTACTACCTGCGCTCGCGCCCGGCGACGAAGATCGCCCGTGCCGCGCAGGCGGCCGCCCCCGTCGAGCTGCCGCAGGCGGTCGCCGACGCCGAGGCGCTGGCCTGCTCCCTTGAGAACCCCGAGTCCTGCGAGGCCTGCCAGTAA
- a CDS encoding YbdD/YjiX family protein yields the protein MSGLPRLRSALGRARFYVREFSGEAAYDRYVAHARSHDPDAEVLSRRAFEHARTDAREADPREGFGCC from the coding sequence ATGAGCGGCCTGCCGCGCCTGCGCAGTGCGCTGGGGAGGGCCCGGTTCTACGTACGGGAGTTCTCGGGGGAGGCGGCGTACGACCGGTACGTCGCCCACGCCCGCTCCCACGACCCGGACGCGGAGGTCCTGAGCCGCAGGGCCTTCGAGCACGCCCGTACGGACGCGCGCGAGGCGGACCCCCGCGAGGGCTTCGGCTGCTGCTGA
- a CDS encoding GntR family transcriptional regulator, which translates to MATEGATTEPEGGPATRTARVPKYYRLKRHLLDMTETLPPGTPVPPERTLAAEFDTSRTTVRQALQELVVEGRLERIQGKGTFVAKPKVSQALQLTSYTEDMRAQGLEPTSQLLDIGYVTADDTLAGLLKIATGGRVLRIERLRLASGEPMAIETTHLSAKRFPALRRSLVKYTSLYTALAEVYDVHLAEAEETIETSLANPREAGLLGTDVGLPMLMLSRHSLDADGEPVEWVRSVYRGDRYKFVARLKRPAV; encoded by the coding sequence ATGGCCACCGAAGGGGCGACCACGGAGCCGGAGGGCGGGCCTGCGACCCGCACGGCGCGCGTGCCCAAGTACTACCGACTCAAGCGGCACTTGCTCGACATGACCGAGACACTGCCGCCTGGCACCCCGGTGCCGCCGGAGCGCACGCTCGCGGCCGAATTCGACACCTCGCGCACCACCGTCCGCCAGGCCCTCCAGGAACTGGTCGTCGAGGGGCGGCTGGAGCGAATCCAGGGCAAAGGCACCTTCGTCGCCAAGCCCAAGGTCTCCCAGGCCCTGCAACTGACCTCGTACACCGAGGACATGCGGGCCCAGGGACTGGAGCCGACCTCCCAGCTCCTCGACATCGGCTACGTGACGGCCGACGACACCCTCGCCGGACTGCTCAAGATCGCCACCGGCGGACGGGTGCTGCGCATCGAGCGGCTGCGCCTGGCGAGCGGCGAGCCGATGGCCATCGAGACCACCCACCTTTCGGCCAAGCGCTTCCCCGCGCTGCGCCGTTCGCTGGTCAAGTACACCTCCCTCTACACCGCTCTCGCCGAGGTGTACGACGTCCACCTCGCCGAGGCCGAGGAGACGATCGAGACCTCGCTCGCCAACCCGCGCGAGGCCGGCCTGCTCGGCACGGACGTCGGGCTGCCGATGCTGATGCTCTCCCGGCACTCCCTGGACGCCGACGGCGAACCGGTGGAGTGGGTGCGGTCGGTGTACCGCGGCGACCGGTACAAGTTCGTCGCGCGGCTCAAGCGCCCCGCCGTCTGA
- a CDS encoding GNAT family N-acetyltransferase — MDIVIRAARHAEYAELGEITAQAYLGDGHLDLNDNDDYLNTLRDVAGRAARAEVLVAEQDGRVLGGVTFAAPGSPLADIAGADEAEFRMLAVARAGRGRGVGEALVRACLERARAIEGVTAMVLSTQPGMAGAQRLYARLGFVRTPERDWEPIEGLELLTYRLKL, encoded by the coding sequence ATGGACATCGTGATCAGGGCGGCACGGCACGCCGAGTACGCGGAGCTGGGTGAGATCACCGCCCAGGCCTACCTCGGCGACGGGCACTTGGACCTCAACGACAACGACGACTACCTGAACACGCTGCGCGACGTGGCCGGCCGGGCCGCCCGGGCCGAGGTGCTCGTCGCCGAGCAGGACGGGCGGGTGCTGGGCGGAGTGACCTTCGCCGCGCCCGGGAGCCCGCTGGCCGACATCGCGGGCGCGGACGAGGCCGAGTTCCGGATGCTCGCGGTGGCCCGCGCGGGGCGCGGCCGGGGCGTCGGCGAGGCGCTGGTGCGGGCCTGCCTCGAACGGGCGCGGGCGATCGAAGGCGTGACGGCGATGGTGCTCTCCACCCAGCCCGGCATGGCGGGGGCTCAGCGGCTCTACGCGCGACTGGGCTTCGTGCGGACTCCCGAGCGGGACTGGGAGCCGATCGAGGGCCTGGAACTCCTGACTTATCGACTCAAGCTGTAG
- a CDS encoding carbon starvation CstA family protein has product MPEPEATGTQRNTASSGTGPGSPSPKSIAVWVLVGLVGALGWSVLALSRGEEVSAAWLLAAALGSYAIGYRFYARFIAHRVLKVDKTRATPAERLDNGVDFHPTDRRVLFGHHFAAVAGAGPLVGPVLAAQMGYLPGTIWIVAGVIFAGAVQDMVTLFFSTRRNGRSLGQMARDEIGPVGGAAALVAVFAIMIILLAVLALVIVNALAHSPWGVFSIGMTIPIALFMGFYLRVLRPGRVTEVSSIGVVLLLLAIVAGGWVAESSFAGTFTLEKETLVLWMVAYGFVASVLPVWMLLAPRDYLSTFMKIGTIALLALGVVIAMPMLKMPAVTDFASRGDGPVFAGSMFPFVFITIACGALSGFHSLVASGTTPKMIQKETQVRVIGYGAMLTESFVAVMAVIAACIIEPGLFFAVNSPPGVVGTTVETASQAVTNFGFAISPEALTQAAKDVEEASLLSRTGGAPTFALGMSEIFSSVIGGAGMKAFWYHFAIMFEALFILTTLDAGTRVGRFMLQDTLGNLHKPFKDVSWKPGVWLASAIVVGAWGYFLWVGIKDPLGGINQLFPLFGIANQLLAAVALAVCTTLLIKSGRLKWAWVTGVPLVWDVAVTLTASYQKIFSDNPKIGFFAQRSTYQEGIDAGKVLKPAKNMDEMHTVVTNATVDGVLSALFALLIIIVLLDAARTCWKAVRKPESVTLTETPWTESKIVAPAGLIPTAEERAELAAAGLDASGGRVKETLAS; this is encoded by the coding sequence ATGCCTGAACCGGAAGCAACAGGGACACAACGGAACACGGCGAGTTCGGGCACCGGGCCGGGCTCGCCTTCTCCTAAGTCCATCGCCGTGTGGGTGCTCGTCGGACTCGTCGGCGCCCTCGGCTGGAGCGTGCTGGCGCTCTCGCGCGGCGAGGAGGTATCCGCCGCCTGGCTGCTCGCGGCGGCGCTGGGCTCGTACGCGATCGGCTACCGCTTCTACGCGCGCTTCATCGCACACCGCGTCCTGAAGGTGGACAAGACGCGGGCCACCCCCGCCGAACGCCTTGACAACGGTGTCGACTTCCACCCGACCGACCGGCGCGTGCTCTTCGGCCACCACTTCGCCGCCGTCGCCGGCGCCGGCCCGCTCGTCGGACCGGTACTCGCCGCGCAGATGGGATACCTGCCCGGCACCATCTGGATCGTCGCGGGCGTCATCTTCGCGGGCGCCGTGCAGGACATGGTCACGCTGTTCTTCTCCACCCGGCGCAACGGCCGTTCGCTCGGCCAGATGGCCCGGGACGAGATCGGCCCCGTCGGCGGAGCCGCCGCCCTGGTCGCCGTGTTCGCCATCATGATCATCCTGCTGGCGGTGCTGGCACTGGTCATCGTCAACGCCCTGGCGCACTCCCCCTGGGGCGTCTTCTCCATCGGCATGACCATCCCGATCGCCCTCTTCATGGGCTTCTACCTGCGCGTGCTGCGGCCGGGCCGGGTCACCGAGGTCTCCTCCATCGGCGTCGTGCTGCTGCTGCTCGCCATCGTCGCGGGCGGCTGGGTCGCCGAGTCCTCCTTCGCGGGCACCTTCACGCTGGAGAAGGAGACGCTGGTCCTGTGGATGGTCGCGTACGGCTTCGTCGCGTCGGTCCTGCCGGTGTGGATGCTGCTCGCGCCCCGCGACTACCTCTCCACCTTCATGAAGATCGGCACCATCGCGCTGCTCGCCCTGGGCGTGGTCATCGCGATGCCGATGCTGAAGATGCCCGCGGTCACCGACTTCGCCTCGCGCGGCGACGGCCCGGTCTTCGCCGGCTCGATGTTCCCGTTCGTCTTCATCACCATCGCCTGCGGCGCCCTGTCCGGCTTCCACTCGCTGGTCGCCTCGGGCACCACCCCGAAGATGATCCAGAAGGAGACCCAGGTCCGGGTCATCGGCTACGGCGCAATGCTGACCGAGTCCTTCGTCGCCGTGATGGCGGTGATCGCGGCCTGCATCATCGAGCCGGGTCTGTTCTTCGCGGTGAACTCGCCCCCGGGCGTCGTCGGCACCACGGTCGAAACGGCCTCGCAGGCGGTGACCAACTTCGGCTTCGCCATCTCGCCCGAGGCGCTGACCCAGGCGGCGAAGGACGTGGAGGAGGCCAGCCTGCTGTCCCGTACGGGCGGCGCGCCGACCTTCGCACTCGGAATGTCGGAGATCTTCTCGTCGGTGATCGGCGGGGCCGGGATGAAGGCCTTCTGGTACCACTTCGCCATCATGTTCGAGGCGTTGTTCATCCTCACCACGCTCGACGCGGGCACCCGGGTCGGCCGGTTCATGCTCCAGGACACCCTCGGCAACCTGCACAAGCCGTTCAAGGACGTCAGCTGGAAGCCGGGCGTCTGGCTGGCCAGCGCGATCGTCGTCGGCGCCTGGGGCTACTTCCTGTGGGTCGGCATCAAGGACCCGCTGGGCGGCATCAACCAGCTGTTCCCGCTCTTCGGCATCGCGAACCAGCTGCTCGCCGCGGTCGCCCTGGCCGTCTGCACCACCCTGCTGATCAAGTCCGGCCGGCTCAAGTGGGCGTGGGTGACGGGCGTTCCGCTGGTGTGGGACGTGGCCGTGACGCTCACCGCGAGCTACCAGAAGATCTTCTCCGACAACCCGAAGATCGGTTTCTTCGCGCAGCGCAGCACCTACCAGGAGGGCATCGACGCCGGGAAGGTGCTCAAGCCCGCGAAGAACATGGACGAGATGCACACCGTGGTCACCAACGCCACGGTGGACGGCGTGCTGTCGGCCCTCTTCGCGCTGCTGATCATCATCGTGCTGCTCGACGCGGCCCGGACCTGCTGGAAGGCCGTCCGCAAGCCCGAGTCGGTCACCCTGACGGAGACCCCGTGGACCGAGTCGAAGATCGTCGCCCCGGCCGGACTGATCCCGACCGCGGAGGAGCGGGCGGAGCTCGCCGCGGCCGGACTCGATGCGAGCGGCGGCCGGGTCAAGGAGACCCTGGCCTCATGA